In Stomoxys calcitrans chromosome 2, idStoCalc2.1, whole genome shotgun sequence, the following proteins share a genomic window:
- the LOC131995333 gene encoding uncharacterized protein LOC131995333 gives MAGYLPRPESPRPARPTRPRFDPREPRYRPASWQYACGLCQEDHAIRSCPRFRQMTPYQRYETVERRSYCRNCLARSHLAPDCPVVTACRTCDYRHHTMLHGAPQLRETYGSYSPPPMEIANPRQLAIEPANQMPIVQGPPPVEIPYSRATVFVPTAMVELAPEEQDEWAGVRVLLCQASTITRIAAATVTRLGIPTRERRGHRLATIRLRSRHASRRTMYTIQAVVTRDLPRRPYSDPIIPDPTSSLRSLPLADADPRGNEPIDVEVGADAYAHLRRSGVVQPGLGAVFAQETDWGYVFVGPVTSQARNQN, from the coding sequence ATGGCCGGATATTTACCTCGCCCAGAGTCCCCACGACCCGCCAGACCCACACGCCCTCGCTTCGACCCACGGGAACCCAGGTATCGCCccgcatcttggcagtatgcctGTGGCCTCTGCCAGGAGGACCACGCCATACGGTCATGCCCGCGGTTCCGGCAAATGACACCGTATCAGAGATACGAGACAGTTGAGAGACGGAGTTACTGTCGGAACTGTCTGGCGCGCAGCCATCTGGCCCCAGACTGCCCCGTGGTCACTGCCTGCCGGACATGCGACTACCGCCATCACACAATGCTGCATGGAGCCCCACAGCTTAGGGAGACATACGGCAGCTACAGCCCGCCCCCAATGGAGATTGCCAACCCACGGCAACTTGCAATCGAACCAGCCAACCAGATGCCCATCGTCCAAGGCCCTCCCCCGGTCGAGATACCTTACAGCCGGGCCACTGTTTTTGTACCCACGGCGATGGTGGAATTGGCACCCGAGGAGCAGGACGAGTGGGCTGGGGTACGGGTACTTTTGTGCCAGGCATCGACCATCACCCGAATCGCGGCAGCCACAGTAACTCGCCTGGGGATACCAACGAGAGAGCGCAGAGGGCACCGTCTGGCAACAATAAGACTTCGGTCAAGGCATGCGTCGAGGAGGACCATGTATACCATCCAGGCAGTGGTGACCCGGGATTTGCCGCGACGACCCTATTCAGATCCCATCATTCCCGACCCCACAAGCAGCCTAAGATCCCTTCCTTTGGCAGATGCTGACCCTAGGGGCAACGAACCAATCGATGTAGAGGTAGGGGCCGATGCCTACGCCCACCTCCGGAGGAGTGGTGTTGTGCAACCCGGATTGGGAGCCGTCTTCGCCCAGGAGACAGATTGGGGATACGTGTTCGTCGGCCCAGTCACCTCACAGGCaagaaaccaaaattaa